The following are encoded together in the Labrus mixtus chromosome 2, fLabMix1.1, whole genome shotgun sequence genome:
- the LOC132980747 gene encoding equilibrative nucleobase transporter 1-like, producing the protein MFGFPGSGAKSYYWLTLLSGLVESLFFSGMAFGWASLVFVLKVDGYFAGYCVNTTRDSDNAVYIDCMGQDEQLSLVMCVALITNTLIRFPIGCVFDHFGTTATRLISIILYTTGALFITLLNEDTVILLYPAMSCLILSGTILHITNAQVGNLFHLYRSTIITVYNGAFDSSAAVFLVVKLLHERGVSLYLSFLFLTSCSSILLLRTFFLMPRGHIPYPLPESYTYGVRCPGSKKKENNETEEMKDQKDLEKTQKDQQTDGAKPEHEPKNEEVASFRSCVLSWLFLWHLVWVITILFCQFIFLSNVNPMLNRLANDDQTLVSHYTNAFALTQLCSVLFAPVSGVIMDRHKKRPLASGETRREADLNSSCLSLVLTSLQCFLFCVCFTCPVLPLQYFTFVLQVINSSFFFGGHQAFISIAFPMSHFGKISGIAMSLSALGLLFQVPILHLIQHQLHGDPLYVNVAVTLLSLLALIHPIHVRLYCKKLKKQRTPTTPEANEQLLLKY; encoded by the exons ATGTTTGGATTCCCAGGGAGCGGAGCCAAGTCGTACTACTGGTTGACCCTGCTGTCAGGACTGGTAGAGAGTTTGTTCTTCTCAGGGATGGCCTTTGGCTGGGCTTCTCTCGTGTTTGTGCTTAAAGTGGATGGATACTTTGCTGGATACTGTGTCAACACTACCAGAGATTCTGACAATGCTGTGTATATAG ATTGCATGGGTCAGGATGAGCAGTTATCTCTAGTCATGTGTGTCGCTCttatcacaaacacactaatACGCTTCCCTATTGGATGTGTCTTCGACCACTTTGGGACTACAGCAACAAGGCTAATATCAAT AATCTTGTACACAACTGGTGCACTGTTCATCACACTGTTAAATGAAG ATACAGTTATACTGCTGTACCCTGCCATGTCGTGTCTCATTTTATCTGGTACCATCCTCCACATCACTAATGCACAG GTGGGGAACCTGTTCCACCTCTATCGCTCCACCATCATAACTGTCTACAATGGAGCCTTTGACTCCTCTGCCGCAGTGTTTCTTGTCGTAAAG TTGCTTCATGAACGAGGagtgtctctgtatctgtcgTTTCTCTTTCTCACCTCGTGTAGCTCCATCCTGCTTCTACGAACTTTCTTTTTAATGCCCAGAGGACACATCCCCTACCCGCTGCCGGAGTCATACACATATGG GGTAAGATGCcctggaagtaaaaaaaaggaaaataatgagACAGAAGAAATGAAGGACCAGAAAGACCTCGAGAAGACACAGAAAGACCAGCAGACTGACGGAGCAAAGCCAGAGCACGAGCCCAAGAACGAGGAAG TGGCTAGTTTCCGGAGCTGTGTCTTGTCCTGGCTCTTCCTGTGGCACCTGGTGTGGGTGATCACCATCCTCTTCTGTCAGTTCATCTTCTTATCCAACGTCAACCCCATGCTCAACCGGCTGGCAAATGATGACCAAACCTTGG TGAGCCACTACACCAATGCGTTTGCCCTCACCCAGCTGTGCAGTGTTTTGTTTGCCCCGGTGAGTGGAGTCATCATGGACAGACACAAGAAAAGACCTCTTGCTTCAG GAGAAACCAGACGGGAGGCAGACCTGAATTCATCCTGTCTCTCCCTCGTCCTCACCTCCCTGCAGTGTTtcctcttctgtgtttgcttcacCTGTCCTGTCCTCCCTCTGCAGTACTTCACCTTTGTCCTGCAGGTTATCAACAGCTCCTTCTTTTTTGGAGGCCATCAAGCCTTCATCAGCATTGC ATTTCCTATGTCCCATTTTGGGAAGATTTCAGGGATTGCTATGTCCTTGTCAGCTCTGGGGCTGCTTTTTCAAGTTCCAATCCTTCACCTCATCCAACATCAGCTGCATGGCGATCCACTTTAT GTGAATGTAGCTGTCACCTTGCTGTCCCTTCTTGCTCTCATTCATCCGATCCATGTTAGACTTTACTGCAAGaagctgaaaaaacaaagaacaccCACCACACCAGAAGCTAACGAACAATTGCTCTTGAAATATTGA